The genomic segment CGAGGACGGCCCCACCTGCGTGCATCTGACGGAGATCAGACTCTGTGGTGGCGATGGCGTGGGTCAGGTCAGCAAAAGAGGCCTGTCCATTGCCCCGGGAGAACCTGCCATCAACCCCGTGCCACGGCAGATGATAGAGGCAGCGGTGGCCGAGGCCCTCAGCCAACATGAGAAGAGAAAGCTGACCATCACCATCTCGGTACCGCAAGGCCTCGAACTTGCCGAAAAGACCCTGAACCACCGACTCGGGATAGTGAACGGCATCTCTATTCTAGGAACCACTGGCATTGTCCGCCCCATCTCCGCCTCGGCCTGGAAGGCAACCATCTCAGCCTGCATGGATGTGGCCCGCAGTGCCGGACTTGAGCAGATGGTCATCTCCACGGGCCGCACCTCGGAAAAGGGAGCTCAACAGCTACTCGACCTGCCCGAAGAGGCCTATGCCATGATGGGAGATTATCTACAATTCTCTCTGGAAGAGGCTGGCCGTAAAGGATTTAGCACCATTCACTATGCAGGGATGTGGGCCAAGATCATAAAGGCCGCCCTCGAAGTACCCCAGACCCATGTCCGTAACGGAGCCCTGGAGGTAGAGGCCGCCGCACAACTCCTGAAAAAACTGGGGGCAGACGAAGAGCTCTGTAAAAAACTCTTTGCCGCCAACACGGCCCGGGAAATGCTGAGCCATCTCGAAGACGAGGGACGAGACGACCTGGTAAAGGCCGTCTGCCAATATGCTAAAAAATATGCAGAAAAGATCAGCGAAAAAACAGTGCACATCTATCTCATCAACCATAGGGCCGAGGTAATACATTATGAATAAGATCCATGTAATCGGTGTCGGTGCAGACCTTGCCGAACTGCAAAACCTTGCCCCAACCCTAAAGAATATCCAGCTCTTTGTGGCCAGCCCCAAGCACCACCCACTCCTGGCAGGATATGGAGTGAAGTGCCGGGCAATCACTCCCTTAGACGAATGTCTGGAAGAGATCAGAGCGACGGAGGGTGAGGTGGCCGTCCTTGCCAGTGGCGACCCCCTCTTCTACGGCATAGGAGCAAGCCTGCTCCGCCACTTCGGGGAAGAGGATCTCCTCTTTTATCCCGGCCTCTCCTCCATACAAAGGGCCTGTGCCCTGTTCAAGATCCCTTGGCACGATGCCCAGCTTATCAGCCTGCACGGCCGAGAGGCCAATCATATTCCGGGAATGATCCTACCCCATAGGAAGAGCCTGATTCTCACCGATGGCAGAAATTCACCCAACTCCATTGCCAGAGAGATACTCAACTACCTCCTCCTTATTGAAGATAAAGAGCTGACAAAGAGAATTGAGCTCAGGGTTGGAGAAAACCTCGGTACAGAGGAAGAGTGGCTCTTCACGGGTAGCCTGCAAGAGGCGGCGGAGACAAGCTTTGCCCCTCTCAATGTCCTCTGCGTCCTCATTGCCGAGCAGAAAAAGCTCCCATCCCTAGGACTCATCGAGGAGGAGATCTGTCATAGTCGAGGCCTGATCACCAAGAATGAGGTGCGAGCGGCCTCTCTGCATCGCCTCCAGCTCCCTACGAGTGGGGTACTGTGGGATATCGGAGCGGGCAGCGGCTCTGTCTCCATTGAAGCGGCCCGACTCTCCCCCGGTTTGACCATCTACTCCGTCGAGCATAAGGAGGAGGAGATTGCTAATATCAAGGCCAATATCCGCAAGTTTGCCACCTATAACGTCATCCCCATCCTGGGACGGGCAGCAGCCCTTATGGAAAAGCTCCCCCTGCCGGACAGAATCTTTGTCGGTGGCAGTGGCGGCGAGTTGGGGAAGATCATTGAAACAGCCAAGGAGCGGCTACCTGTAGAGGGCCGCATTGTCATCAATGCCGTCCTGAAAAAAACCGCTCTGGAGGCAATGTTTTATCTCCGCGCCCTGGACCTTACCTGTAGTAGCAGCAAAGTCAGCGTCAGTCGCATTGAGACCGACGGCAATATTAATGACTTTAATCCCATAACCATCATCGCTGGGCAAAAAATATCATGAGAGAAGAAAAGCAAACCGTCTATTTTGTCGGGGCAGGACCAGGTGACCCCGAACTGATCACCGTCAAGGGCCAACGCCTCCTGCAGGAGGCAGACCTGATCATCTACACCGGTAGTCTGGTGCCCCGAGCCCTGGTGGAAAACCTGGCGGGGGAGAGCATCAACTCAGCCCCGCTTAACCTCGATGAGGTCTTTACCCTTATCAAAACTGCCCATGCCGAAGGCAAACGAATCGTCCGCCTTCATACCGGCGATTCGGCCATCTTCGGCGCCATAAACGAGCAACTTGCCCTGCTCCGTGCCCATAGCATTCCCTTCCAGGTAATTCCAGGGGTCAGCTCGGCCCTGGCCACAGCGGCGGCTCTGGAGACCCAGCTCACCCTGCCCGAGGTTGCGCAAACGGTAATCTTTACCAGAAGAGCAGGACGTACCCCCGTGCCCGCAGGTGAAGATCTGATCTCTCTGGCCCGGCACGGTTCGACCATGATGATCTTTCTCAGTATCTCCATGATATCCGAGGTTGTAGCAGAACTCCTTGAGGGCGGATATCCTGTCCATACCCCGGCGGCCGTGGTAGAGAAGGCCAGCTGGCCCGAGGAGAGGATCCTCAGGGGAACGCTCACGAACATTGCCCAGCAGGTCAAGGATGCCGGCATCACCAAGACGGCCCTGATTGCCGTGGGCCCGGCCATCAGCCTTGAGGCCCCGGAGATCCTCTCTAAACTCTATGACCGAGGATTTTCACACGAGTACAGACAGGCAAAGCCATGAGAATTGCCATCCTGGCCATCACGGCAGGCGGCAAGAAGCTGGCAACAAATATTGCCATCCGGCTCCCAAACGCCTCGCTTCTAGCGGATGAGGGGAGGGTAGGGGAAAAGTTCAGCCGGCACTGGCAGAGCTTTGATGCCTTTATCTGCATCATGGCCACAGGCATTGCCGTGCGCAGTATTGCCCCCCTGCTGGTGGACAAGGCCCGGGACCCGGCTATCCTCGTTCTTGATGAACTGGGCAGGAA from the Desulfotalea psychrophila LSv54 genome contains:
- a CDS encoding bifunctional cobalt-precorrin-7 (C(5))-methyltransferase/cobalt-precorrin-6B (C(15))-methyltransferase gives rise to the protein MNKIHVIGVGADLAELQNLAPTLKNIQLFVASPKHHPLLAGYGVKCRAITPLDECLEEIRATEGEVAVLASGDPLFYGIGASLLRHFGEEDLLFYPGLSSIQRACALFKIPWHDAQLISLHGREANHIPGMILPHRKSLILTDGRNSPNSIAREILNYLLLIEDKELTKRIELRVGENLGTEEEWLFTGSLQEAAETSFAPLNVLCVLIAEQKKLPSLGLIEEEICHSRGLITKNEVRAASLHRLQLPTSGVLWDIGAGSGSVSIEAARLSPGLTIYSVEHKEEEIANIKANIRKFATYNVIPILGRAAALMEKLPLPDRIFVGGSGGELGKIIETAKERLPVEGRIVINAVLKKTALEAMFYLRALDLTCSSSKVSVSRIETDGNINDFNPITIIAGQKIS
- a CDS encoding cobalt-precorrin-5B (C(1))-methyltransferase — translated: MSKAYKRPLRSGYTTGACAAAVAKGATILLLSGEAPEKVEIPFPDGSRHSFCLSQQDGTGACMGTIKDAGDDPDVTNGALILATASWEGEDGPTCVHLTEIRLCGGDGVGQVSKRGLSIAPGEPAINPVPRQMIEAAVAEALSQHEKRKLTITISVPQGLELAEKTLNHRLGIVNGISILGTTGIVRPISASAWKATISACMDVARSAGLEQMVISTGRTSEKGAQQLLDLPEEAYAMMGDYLQFSLEEAGRKGFSTIHYAGMWAKIIKAALEVPQTHVRNGALEVEAAAQLLKKLGADEELCKKLFAANTAREMLSHLEDEGRDDLVKAVCQYAKKYAEKISEKTVHIYLINHRAEVIHYE
- the cobM gene encoding precorrin-4 C(11)-methyltransferase, which encodes MREEKQTVYFVGAGPGDPELITVKGQRLLQEADLIIYTGSLVPRALVENLAGESINSAPLNLDEVFTLIKTAHAEGKRIVRLHTGDSAIFGAINEQLALLRAHSIPFQVIPGVSSALATAAALETQLTLPEVAQTVIFTRRAGRTPVPAGEDLISLARHGSTMMIFLSISMISEVVAELLEGGYPVHTPAAVVEKASWPEERILRGTLTNIAQQVKDAGITKTALIAVGPAISLEAPEILSKLYDRGFSHEYRQAKP